The Montipora capricornis isolate CH-2021 chromosome 6, ASM3666992v2, whole genome shotgun sequence genome has a window encoding:
- the LOC138050729 gene encoding uncharacterized protein isoform X1, translated as MAKGKHGIEGMDSLYDLAEQTFTLDKRVEAFISEIKPREHLQSTCARESIETHEEDQAAGPSDSSTWMTPEGSWINEEDNREEIPSSFTKLDAYSPQLTCATKRRAERPGVRGRKRPRLRGKSSLDITEEWLTLSRKTTGPLPHSNSLVRTATEGLRRTREKNDWNKEATPPVTTTDKVSGLRARFEQLSS; from the exons ATGGCTAAAGGAAAACATGGAATCGAAGGAATGGATTCGCTTTATGACCTAGCTGAACAGACGTTTACGTTGGATAAAAGAGTCGAG GCATTCATTAGTGAAATCAAACCAAGAGAGCACCTTCAAAGTACTTG TGCGCGCGAATCCATAGAAACCCACGAGGAAGATCAGGCAGCTGGACCATCAGATTCATCGACATGGATGACTCCAGAAGGCTCATGGATAAACGAGGAAGATAATAGAGAAGAAATTCCTTCTTCGTTTACTAAATTAG ACGCATACTCACCACAGCTTACATGTGCCACAAAGAGAAGAGCCGAGCGACCAGGTGTTCGCGGACGAAAAAGACCCAGATTACGCGGTAAATCATCTCTGGACATAACAGAAGAGTGGTTAACGTTGAGCCGTAAAACAACAGGACCGCTACCTCATAGCAACAGCCTTGTTCGAACAGCCACTGAGGGCCTTCGCAGAACACGAGAGAAAAACGATTGGAACAAGGAAGCCACGCCTCCTGTAACGACGACGGACAAAGTTAGCGGTCTTAGAGCGCGATTTGAGCAGTTGTCTAGCTAG
- the LOC138050729 gene encoding uncharacterized protein isoform X2 produces the protein MAFISEIKPREHLQSTCARESIETHEEDQAAGPSDSSTWMTPEGSWINEEDNREEIPSSFTKLDAYSPQLTCATKRRAERPGVRGRKRPRLRGKSSLDITEEWLTLSRKTTGPLPHSNSLVRTATEGLRRTREKNDWNKEATPPVTTTDKVSGLRARFEQLSS, from the exons ATG GCATTCATTAGTGAAATCAAACCAAGAGAGCACCTTCAAAGTACTTG TGCGCGCGAATCCATAGAAACCCACGAGGAAGATCAGGCAGCTGGACCATCAGATTCATCGACATGGATGACTCCAGAAGGCTCATGGATAAACGAGGAAGATAATAGAGAAGAAATTCCTTCTTCGTTTACTAAATTAG ACGCATACTCACCACAGCTTACATGTGCCACAAAGAGAAGAGCCGAGCGACCAGGTGTTCGCGGACGAAAAAGACCCAGATTACGCGGTAAATCATCTCTGGACATAACAGAAGAGTGGTTAACGTTGAGCCGTAAAACAACAGGACCGCTACCTCATAGCAACAGCCTTGTTCGAACAGCCACTGAGGGCCTTCGCAGAACACGAGAGAAAAACGATTGGAACAAGGAAGCCACGCCTCCTGTAACGACGACGGACAAAGTTAGCGGTCTTAGAGCGCGATTTGAGCAGTTGTCTAGCTAG